In Streptomyces sp. NBC_00448, the following are encoded in one genomic region:
- a CDS encoding site-2 protease family protein, whose product MTVTPLRMTRRGENRRISPVFLGITAVMVVSGWAVWAGYASDAGFAVFLFVLSGWLFSLCLHEYAHARTALHSGDTSIEAKGYLTLNPLKYANAALSILLPLIFVILGGIGLPGGAVLIERNRIRGRLRHSLISAAGPLTNVLFAILLMLPFTLGLADSWPHDFQAALGFLALLQVTAAIMNFLPIPGLDGYGVIEPWLSHEVRRQVQPFAPFGMLAVFGVLYIHSVNVKFFDAMYHVMTWFKVPDWMAGYGYYLFQFWKH is encoded by the coding sequence ATGACCGTCACCCCGCTGCGCATGACCAGGCGAGGCGAGAACCGCCGGATCAGCCCGGTGTTCCTCGGCATCACCGCGGTGATGGTGGTCTCCGGCTGGGCGGTGTGGGCGGGCTACGCGTCCGACGCCGGCTTCGCGGTGTTCCTGTTCGTCCTGTCCGGCTGGCTCTTCTCGCTGTGCCTGCACGAGTACGCACACGCCCGTACCGCCCTGCACAGCGGCGACACCAGCATCGAGGCCAAGGGCTACCTCACGCTGAACCCGCTGAAGTACGCCAACGCCGCGCTGTCCATCCTGCTGCCGCTGATCTTCGTCATCCTCGGCGGCATCGGCCTGCCCGGCGGCGCCGTGCTCATCGAGCGCAACCGCATCCGCGGCCGGCTGCGGCACAGCCTCATCTCGGCGGCGGGCCCGCTCACCAACGTGCTCTTCGCCATCCTGCTGATGCTGCCGTTCACCCTCGGCCTGGCCGACTCCTGGCCGCACGACTTCCAGGCCGCCCTCGGGTTCCTCGCGCTGCTCCAGGTGACCGCGGCCATCATGAACTTCCTGCCCATCCCCGGCCTGGACGGCTACGGCGTGATCGAGCCGTGGCTGTCCCACGAAGTGCGCCGCCAGGTGCAGCCGTTCGCGCCGTTCGGGATGCTCGCGGTCTTCGGGGTGCTCTACATCCACTCGGTGAACGTCAAGTTCTTCGACGCGATGTACCACGTGATGACGTGGTTCAAGGTGCCGGACTGGATGGCGGGCTACGGCTACTACCTGTTCCAGTTCTGGAAGCACTAG
- the npdG gene encoding NADPH-dependent F420 reductase — MTADDVKKPAAKDPWALPDVSALTVGVLGGTGDQGRGLAYRLARAGQSVVIGSRDAARAEAAAAELAAGEKGAAGVQGAENAECARRSDIVIVAVPWEGHAKTLEALREPLAGKLVIDCVNPLGFDKQGAYALTPEEGSAAQQAAALLPDSRVTAAFHHLSAVLLQDPAVESIDTDVMVLGESRADTDLVQALAGRIPGMRGVFAGRLRNAHQVESLVANLISVNRRYKAHAGLRVTDV; from the coding sequence ATGACCGCTGACGATGTGAAGAAGCCCGCCGCCAAGGACCCCTGGGCCCTCCCGGACGTGTCGGCGCTGACGGTGGGAGTGCTGGGCGGAACCGGCGACCAGGGCCGGGGCCTGGCCTACCGCCTGGCGCGGGCCGGCCAGTCCGTGGTGATCGGCTCGCGGGACGCGGCCCGCGCGGAGGCCGCCGCGGCCGAGCTGGCCGCGGGCGAGAAGGGCGCCGCGGGAGTCCAGGGCGCCGAGAACGCGGAGTGCGCCCGCCGCAGCGACATCGTGATCGTGGCGGTCCCGTGGGAGGGCCACGCGAAGACCCTCGAAGCGCTGCGCGAACCCCTCGCCGGCAAGCTCGTGATCGACTGCGTCAACCCGCTCGGCTTCGACAAGCAGGGCGCCTACGCGCTCACCCCCGAGGAGGGCAGCGCCGCCCAGCAGGCCGCCGCGCTCCTCCCGGACTCCCGGGTCACCGCCGCCTTCCACCACCTGTCGGCGGTGCTCCTCCAGGACCCCGCGGTCGAGTCGATCGACACCGACGTCATGGTGCTCGGCGAGTCCCGCGCCGACACCGACCTCGTGCAGGCGCTGGCCGGCCGTATCCCCGGTATGCGCGGCGTGTTCGCCGGGCGGCTGCGCAACGCCCACCAGGTCGAGTCCCTGGTGGCCAACCTGATCTCCGTGAACCGCCGTTACAAGGCCCACGCCGGGTTGCGCGTCACCGACGTGTGA
- a CDS encoding MFS transporter: MRCRGSGGAGRFARVKVKGLLPDLAPWRTSRDFRLMWSAGVVTNFGSFLTMVALPVQIKELTGSAVAVGAVGAVELVPLIVFGLYGGALADAVDRKTLIVGAEAAQGLLVVGLLLNTSAPHPAVWPLYAGAALSSALAGLQRPALDAIVPRIVPRDQLAAAASLNALRWQIGAIAGPSVAGLVIAYAGLGWSYGIDAVTFAVSVLLALGLRRSPAAHDARPPSLRGIAEGARYAWSRKELLGTYLIDMVAMFFAYPAAIFPFLADDLHARWSLGLMYAAGSVGSLLVSLTSGWASRVRRHGRMVVAAAAGWGLAMVCAGWSGRIWLVLVFLAAAGACDMVSGIGRSTMWNATIPDGLRGRLAGIELLSYSTGPQLGQVRSGGVAAVSSARTSVWSGGLACVASVGLLALALPALMSYDSRDAAPVDAAGPADRPVLSG; the protein is encoded by the coding sequence ATGCGTTGCCGGGGGAGTGGTGGGGCGGGCAGATTCGCGCGGGTGAAAGTGAAGGGGCTTCTGCCCGATCTCGCGCCTTGGCGCACCTCGCGGGACTTCCGGCTGATGTGGTCGGCGGGGGTGGTGACGAACTTCGGCAGTTTTCTGACGATGGTCGCGCTGCCGGTGCAGATCAAGGAGCTGACGGGTTCCGCGGTCGCGGTGGGTGCGGTGGGCGCGGTGGAGTTGGTGCCGCTGATCGTGTTCGGCCTCTACGGGGGCGCGCTCGCCGACGCGGTGGACCGTAAGACGCTGATCGTCGGGGCGGAGGCGGCGCAGGGCCTGCTGGTGGTGGGCCTGCTGCTCAACACATCGGCCCCGCATCCCGCGGTGTGGCCGCTGTACGCGGGCGCGGCGCTGTCCAGCGCGCTGGCCGGGCTCCAGCGGCCCGCGCTCGACGCGATCGTGCCGCGCATCGTGCCCCGCGACCAGCTCGCGGCGGCCGCGTCGCTGAACGCCCTGCGCTGGCAGATCGGGGCCATCGCGGGCCCCTCCGTCGCGGGCCTGGTGATCGCGTACGCGGGCCTCGGCTGGTCCTACGGCATCGACGCGGTGACCTTCGCCGTCTCGGTCCTCCTCGCCCTGGGGCTGCGCCGCTCGCCCGCCGCGCACGACGCCCGCCCGCCGTCGCTGCGGGGGATCGCCGAGGGGGCGCGGTACGCCTGGAGCCGCAAGGAGTTGCTGGGCACGTACCTGATCGACATGGTCGCGATGTTCTTCGCCTACCCGGCGGCGATCTTCCCCTTCCTCGCGGACGACCTGCACGCGCGCTGGTCGCTCGGCCTGATGTACGCGGCCGGATCGGTGGGGTCGCTGCTGGTCAGCCTCACCAGCGGGTGGGCCTCGCGGGTGCGCAGGCACGGGCGGATGGTGGTGGCCGCGGCGGCGGGCTGGGGGCTGGCGATGGTCTGCGCGGGCTGGTCGGGCCGGATCTGGCTGGTGCTGGTGTTCCTCGCCGCGGCCGGCGCCTGTGACATGGTCAGCGGTATCGGCCGCTCCACCATGTGGAACGCGACCATCCCGGACGGCCTGCGCGGCCGGCTGGCCGGGATCGAGCTGCTGTCGTACTCCACCGGGCCGCAACTGGGCCAGGTCCGCTCCGGCGGTGTCGCCGCGGTCAGCTCCGCGCGGACCTCGGTCTGGTCCGGCGGGCTGGCCTGTGTCGCCTCGGTGGGCCTGCTGGCGCTGGCGCTGCCCGCGCTGATGTCCTACGACTCGCGGGACGCGGCCCCGGTCGACGCCGCCGGCCCCGCCGACCGCCCCGTCCTTTCGGGGTAG
- the map gene encoding type I methionyl aminopeptidase, producing the protein MSGQSLVVPGTLSPARQVPGAIPRPEYVGKPGPTPYTGPEVQDEETVERMRIASRIAAQAMEAAAKAVAPGVTTDELDRIAHEYMVDHKAYPSDLGYRGFPKSLCTSVNEVICHGIPDSSVLRDGDIVNLDVTAYINGVHGDCNATYFVGDVDEESRLLVERTREALDRAIKAVRPGRRINVIGRVIESYAKRFGYGVVRDFTGHGIHTAFHSGLVIPHYDDPRATTVMQPGMTFTIEPMLTLGTYEYDLWEDGWTVVTKDRKRTAQFEHTLVVTAEGAEVLTLP; encoded by the coding sequence ATGTCTGGTCAGTCGCTGGTCGTACCCGGCACCCTCTCCCCCGCCCGCCAGGTGCCCGGGGCGATCCCGCGCCCCGAGTACGTGGGCAAGCCGGGGCCGACCCCGTACACGGGTCCCGAGGTGCAGGACGAGGAGACCGTCGAACGGATGCGGATCGCCTCGCGGATCGCCGCGCAGGCGATGGAGGCGGCGGCGAAGGCCGTGGCGCCCGGGGTGACCACGGACGAGCTGGACCGGATCGCCCACGAGTACATGGTCGACCACAAGGCGTACCCGTCGGACCTGGGCTACCGCGGCTTCCCGAAGTCGCTGTGCACCTCGGTCAACGAGGTGATCTGCCACGGCATCCCGGACTCGTCGGTGCTGCGGGACGGCGACATCGTCAACCTGGACGTGACCGCGTACATCAACGGCGTGCACGGCGACTGCAACGCGACGTACTTCGTCGGGGACGTGGACGAGGAGTCGCGGCTGCTGGTGGAGCGCACCCGGGAGGCGCTGGACCGCGCGATCAAGGCGGTGCGGCCGGGCCGCCGGATCAACGTGATCGGGCGGGTGATCGAGTCGTACGCGAAGCGCTTCGGGTACGGCGTGGTGCGCGACTTCACCGGGCACGGCATCCACACCGCCTTCCACTCGGGCCTGGTGATCCCGCACTACGACGACCCGCGGGCGACCACGGTGATGCAGCCGGGGATGACCTTCACCATCGAGCCGATGCTGACGCTGGGCACGTACGAGTACGACCTGTGGGAGGACGGCTGGACGGTCGTCACCAAGGACCGCAAGCGGACTGCCCAGTTCGAGCACACGCTGGTCGTGACGGCCGAAGGAGCCGAGGTACTCACGCTCCCTTGA
- a CDS encoding bifunctional DNA primase/polymerase — protein MAGRNRLSGWLRRGADSGSSSSTAARPARAPRSARGSRSRPSVPDPRRDELTRAAAQAGFRLVPAAHPEGFGCSCERIGCPIPGLHPISLAWQTQASTEPQRVEDWLRTNPLANFVTATGIGHDVLDVPADAGRLALERLTVDAATIGPVAAYGEDRLMFFTATRGTPADEDEWWPCELDSHPETADEHPGIRWHCRGSYVLLPPARLPSGNSVQWLDGHGPDLPLPDPLPVLAVLTDACAQFGYEFEPESVAWGR, from the coding sequence ATGGCAGGCAGGAACAGGTTGTCCGGCTGGTTGCGCCGAGGCGCGGACAGTGGGTCGTCCTCCTCGACCGCCGCCCGCCCCGCCCGGGCGCCGCGCTCCGCCCGCGGCTCCCGCTCCCGCCCCTCCGTGCCCGACCCGCGGCGCGACGAACTGACCCGGGCCGCCGCCCAGGCCGGCTTCCGGCTGGTGCCCGCCGCCCACCCCGAGGGCTTCGGCTGTTCCTGCGAGCGGATCGGCTGCCCCATCCCGGGCCTGCACCCGATCTCGCTGGCCTGGCAGACCCAGGCGTCCACCGAGCCGCAGCGCGTCGAGGACTGGCTGCGCACCAACCCGCTGGCGAACTTCGTCACCGCGACCGGCATCGGCCACGACGTGCTCGACGTCCCCGCGGACGCGGGCCGGCTCGCCCTGGAGCGGCTGACCGTCGACGCCGCCACGATCGGGCCGGTCGCCGCCTACGGCGAGGACCGGCTGATGTTCTTCACCGCGACCCGCGGCACCCCCGCCGACGAGGACGAGTGGTGGCCCTGCGAGCTGGACAGCCACCCCGAGACCGCCGACGAGCACCCCGGCATCCGCTGGCACTGCCGCGGCAGCTACGTCCTGCTGCCGCCCGCGCGGCTGCCCTCCGGGAACTCCGTCCAGTGGCTCGACGGCCACGGCCCCGACCTGCCGCTGCCCGACCCGCTGCCCGTACTCGCCGTCCTCACCGACGCCTGCGCCCAGTTCGGCTACGAGTTCGAGCCCGAGTCCGTCGCGTGGGGCCGCTGA
- a CDS encoding biliverdin-producing heme oxygenase gives MSPLPVAAPFSTVIRTASQDLHTQVNNTEFMSDMLGGRLGVEAYARYTEQLWFVYRALEDGSAALADDPVAGPFLYPELLRVPSLERDLDHLRGPGWRQKAVPVPATAAYTARIAEVAASWPAGYVAHHYTRYLGDLSGGQVVRDTAQKTWGFDHKGDGVRFYVFDAIPNPAAFKREYRTLLDAMPLDAADQDRVIAESRLAFTFNGSLLAELAGA, from the coding sequence TTGTCGCCGCTGCCCGTCGCCGCCCCCTTCTCCACCGTCATCCGCACCGCGAGCCAGGACCTGCACACCCAGGTGAACAACACGGAGTTCATGAGCGACATGCTCGGGGGCCGCCTCGGCGTCGAGGCGTACGCCCGCTACACCGAGCAACTGTGGTTCGTGTACCGCGCGCTGGAGGACGGCTCCGCCGCGCTCGCCGACGATCCGGTGGCCGGGCCGTTCCTGTACCCCGAACTCCTGCGGGTGCCCTCGCTGGAGCGTGACCTGGACCACCTGCGCGGTCCCGGGTGGCGGCAGAAGGCGGTCCCGGTGCCGGCCACCGCCGCGTACACCGCGCGGATCGCCGAGGTCGCCGCCAGCTGGCCGGCCGGTTACGTCGCGCACCACTACACCCGCTACCTCGGCGACCTCTCCGGCGGGCAGGTGGTGCGCGACACCGCGCAGAAGACGTGGGGCTTCGACCACAAGGGGGACGGCGTGCGGTTCTACGTCTTCGACGCGATCCCCAACCCGGCCGCCTTCAAGCGGGAGTACCGCACCCTGCTGGACGCGATGCCGCTCGACGCCGCCGACCAGGACCGCGTCATCGCCGAGTCCCGCCTCGCCTTCACCTTCAACGGCTCCCTGCTGGCGGAGCTCGCGGGCGCCTGA
- a CDS encoding AAA family ATPase, which yields MRELGSAVVLVTGVMASGKSTVAQLPAERLARSVHLRGDGFRRMIVSGREEFTPRPSTEATAQLRLRHRASAAVADLYAREGWTVIVQDVVLGGHLDTYLDAVTTRPRYLVVLAPRPDAVAMREADRPKNGYGGPWTIDALDEALRRDTPRRGLWLDTSHQTPHQTVDQILTGLDAARVAG from the coding sequence GTGCGGGAACTCGGTTCCGCGGTCGTGCTCGTCACCGGCGTCATGGCGTCCGGGAAGTCCACCGTCGCCCAACTGCCGGCCGAGCGGCTGGCGCGCTCCGTGCACCTGCGCGGCGACGGCTTCCGGCGGATGATCGTCTCCGGGCGCGAGGAGTTCACCCCGCGGCCGAGCACCGAGGCAACGGCCCAACTGCGGCTGCGCCACCGGGCGTCCGCCGCGGTCGCGGACCTGTACGCGCGGGAGGGCTGGACGGTGATCGTCCAAGACGTCGTGCTCGGCGGCCACTTGGACACCTACCTCGACGCCGTGACGACCAGGCCCCGGTATCTGGTCGTCCTCGCGCCCCGCCCCGACGCGGTCGCCATGCGGGAGGCCGACCGCCCCAAGAACGGCTACGGCGGCCCCTGGACGATCGACGCTTTGGACGAGGCGCTGCGCCGGGACACCCCGCGCCGCGGGCTCTGGCTGGACACGTCGCACCAGACCCCCCACCAGACCGTGGACCAGATCCTCACCGGCCTCGACGCGGCCCGCGTCGCCGGCTGA
- the sigJ gene encoding RNA polymerase sigma factor SigJ, whose translation MTTRTGRVHGRPDPGLDAFLSERRRLVNLAYRLLGSLAEAEDAVQETFARWYAMSPRQQEAIASPGAWLTTVAGRICLNLLGSARARRETYVGEWLPEPLPDRTEWIDGRPGAAAEVDPADRVTLDESVDLALLVVLEAMTPAERVAFVLHDVFRYSFAEVAGIVGRTPAACRQLASSARRRVRASRPSTTASAERTLVVRDFKQAWEAKDIGALISLLDPDATATADGGGLAATFVRPIEGAGRIARAWIEIARRRPDDMTFLERTVNGRPGLVALQRGRAVTVFAFDVADDRIRRIWVVRNPEKLRSWKPS comes from the coding sequence ATGACCACCCGAACCGGGCGAGTACACGGCCGGCCCGATCCGGGCCTGGACGCGTTCCTGAGCGAGCGGCGCCGGCTGGTCAACCTGGCCTACCGGCTGCTGGGCTCGCTGGCCGAGGCCGAGGACGCCGTCCAGGAGACCTTCGCGCGCTGGTACGCCATGTCGCCGCGGCAGCAGGAGGCCATCGCGTCCCCCGGCGCCTGGTTGACGACGGTCGCCGGCCGGATCTGCCTCAACCTGCTCGGCTCGGCGCGGGCCCGGCGGGAGACCTACGTGGGCGAGTGGCTCCCCGAGCCGCTGCCGGACCGTACGGAGTGGATCGACGGGCGGCCGGGCGCGGCGGCCGAGGTGGACCCGGCCGACCGGGTCACCCTGGACGAGTCGGTGGATCTGGCCCTCCTGGTCGTGCTCGAAGCGATGACTCCGGCCGAGCGCGTCGCGTTCGTCCTGCACGACGTCTTCCGGTACTCGTTCGCGGAGGTGGCCGGCATCGTCGGCCGTACGCCGGCGGCCTGCCGGCAGTTGGCCTCCTCGGCCCGCCGCCGGGTCCGCGCCTCGCGGCCCTCCACGACCGCGTCCGCCGAACGCACCCTTGTCGTCAGGGACTTCAAGCAGGCGTGGGAGGCCAAGGACATCGGCGCGCTGATCTCCCTGCTCGACCCCGACGCCACCGCGACCGCCGACGGCGGCGGCCTCGCCGCGACCTTCGTGCGGCCGATCGAAGGCGCCGGGCGGATCGCCCGCGCGTGGATCGAGATCGCCCGCCGCCGGCCCGACGACATGACCTTCCTGGAACGCACGGTCAACGGCCGGCCCGGGCTGGTCGCCCTCCAACGCGGCCGCGCCGTCACGGTCTTCGCGTTCGACGTCGCGGACGACCGGATCAGGCGGATCTGGGTCGTCCGCAACCCGGAGAAGCTCCGCTCCTGGAAACCGAGTTGA
- a CDS encoding LUD domain-containing protein gives MTAATSATSATPEIPATPFAEAAPAQRLERAAAALAAHGFTVEILDDAAAARARVEELIPEGAGVFTAASETLRLSGIDDDINAGGRYDAVKPRVLAMDRVTGADDIRRLLAVPDVIVGSVAALTETGSLVIASGSGSQLPAYAGGAARAIWVVGAQKVVPDLDTALRRVEEHCLPLESARTREAYGWPSAVNRVLVLNAEHLPDRGTVLLLREAIGF, from the coding sequence ATGACCGCAGCGACATCCGCAACATCCGCGACGCCCGAAATACCCGCGACGCCCTTCGCCGAAGCGGCACCCGCCCAGCGCCTGGAGCGGGCCGCCGCCGCGCTGGCCGCACACGGTTTCACCGTGGAGATCCTCGACGACGCCGCCGCCGCGCGCGCCCGCGTCGAAGAGCTGATCCCGGAGGGCGCCGGCGTGTTCACCGCCGCCAGCGAGACCCTCCGCCTGTCCGGCATCGACGACGACATCAACGCGGGTGGACGGTACGACGCCGTCAAGCCACGCGTCCTCGCGATGGACCGCGTCACCGGCGCCGACGACATCCGGCGGCTGCTCGCCGTCCCCGACGTCATCGTGGGCAGCGTCGCCGCGCTCACCGAGACCGGCTCCCTCGTGATCGCCTCCGGCAGCGGCAGCCAACTGCCCGCTTACGCCGGCGGCGCCGCCCGCGCGATCTGGGTCGTCGGTGCGCAGAAGGTCGTCCCCGACCTCGACACCGCGCTGCGCCGCGTCGAAGAGCACTGCCTCCCGCTGGAAAGTGCCCGCACCCGCGAGGCGTACGGGTGGCCCAGTGCCGTCAACCGCGTTCTCGTCCTCAACGCGGAACACCTCCCCGACCGCGGCACCGTCCTCCTCCTCCGCGAAGCGATCGGGTTCTGA
- the ddaH gene encoding dimethylargininase — protein sequence MRIATPRRYLMCPPAHYRVTYSINPWMDPKKPVDPALALFQWEDLRDRYRALGHTVEVMDALPDLPDMVFAANGATVVDGRVLGARFANPERTAEAPAHLAWFRAHGYPDIREPDHVNEGEGDFAVTSSWLLAGQGFRSSPLAHDEAQEFFRCPVISLELTDPRYYHLDTALAVLDDTADEIMYYPGAFTPGSRAVLERLFPDALLATEKDAAVLGLNAVGDGRNVLLPRAAKGLHTPLRSRGFVPVPVDMSEFHKAGGSVKCCTMELRPPTG from the coding sequence TTGCGCATCGCGACGCCCCGCCGGTACCTGATGTGCCCACCGGCGCACTACCGAGTGACGTACAGCATCAACCCCTGGATGGACCCGAAGAAACCGGTGGACCCGGCGCTCGCCCTGTTCCAGTGGGAGGACCTGCGCGACCGCTACCGCGCGCTCGGCCACACCGTGGAGGTGATGGACGCGCTGCCCGACCTGCCCGACATGGTCTTCGCGGCGAACGGCGCCACGGTGGTGGACGGCCGGGTGCTGGGCGCGCGGTTCGCCAACCCGGAGCGGACCGCCGAGGCCCCCGCGCACCTCGCCTGGTTCCGCGCCCACGGCTACCCCGACATCCGTGAACCGGACCACGTCAACGAAGGCGAGGGCGACTTCGCGGTGACGTCCTCCTGGCTGCTGGCCGGGCAGGGCTTCCGCAGCAGCCCGCTCGCGCACGACGAGGCGCAGGAGTTCTTCCGCTGCCCGGTGATCAGCCTCGAACTCACCGACCCCCGCTACTACCACCTCGACACCGCGCTGGCGGTGCTCGACGACACGGCCGACGAGATCATGTACTACCCGGGCGCCTTCACCCCGGGCAGCCGCGCCGTCCTCGAACGCCTCTTCCCGGACGCCCTCCTGGCCACGGAGAAGGACGCCGCGGTCCTCGGGCTCAACGCGGTCGGCGACGGCCGCAACGTCCTGCTGCCGCGCGCCGCGAAGGGCCTGCACACGCCGCTGCGGAGCCGCGGGTTCGTCCCGGTGCCGGTCGACATGTCGGAGTTCCACAAGGCCGGCGGCAGCGTCAAGTGCTGCACGATGGAGCTGCGCCCGCCGACCGGCTGA
- a CDS encoding TetR/AcrR family transcriptional regulator, which translates to MASHSAAARADLVADTALTLLAERGMRGLTHRAVDEAAGLPQGSTSNHARTRLALLETAVRRLAEREASVLALSELPPGTPAPGENPGAGPEAGAGSGERAGARGEADTAAAAGTPADLMADALSLALHRYLTRHRALLVSRYELALEATRRPELREVYDAAGRRFQEPLAAMMAAAGSAEPERHALSLTAWSEGMLFSCAVGGHHAAAPSREELRRGFRELLRGALGEAAPDA; encoded by the coding sequence ATGGCCAGCCACTCCGCCGCCGCGCGCGCCGACCTCGTCGCCGACACCGCGCTGACCCTGCTCGCCGAACGCGGCATGCGCGGGCTCACCCACCGTGCCGTGGACGAGGCGGCCGGGCTGCCCCAGGGCTCGACCTCCAACCACGCCCGCACCCGCCTGGCGCTGCTCGAAACGGCGGTACGGCGGCTGGCCGAGCGTGAGGCGTCGGTGCTGGCGCTGAGCGAACTGCCCCCGGGCACGCCCGCGCCGGGGGAGAACCCGGGAGCGGGCCCGGAGGCCGGGGCGGGCTCGGGGGAGCGGGCGGGTGCGCGGGGGGAGGCCGACACGGCGGCGGCGGCCGGTACGCCGGCGGACCTGATGGCCGACGCCCTCTCCCTCGCCCTGCACCGCTACCTCACCCGCCACCGCGCCCTGCTGGTCAGCCGGTACGAACTCGCGCTCGAAGCCACCCGGCGGCCGGAGCTGCGCGAGGTCTACGACGCGGCCGGGCGGCGGTTCCAGGAGCCGCTGGCGGCGATGATGGCCGCGGCCGGCTCGGCCGAACCCGAGCGGCACGCACTGTCGTTGACCGCCTGGTCCGAGGGCATGCTCTTCTCCTGCGCGGTGGGCGGTCACCACGCCGCCGCCCCCAGCAGGGAGGAGTTGCGGCGCGGTTTCCGTGAACTGCTGCGCGGTGCCTTGGGTGAGGCCGCGCCCGACGCCTGA
- a CDS encoding FAD-dependent oxidoreductase: protein MSTAHAVVIGGGIGGLTAALALHLRGWRTTVLERADTLAPVGAGIALAPNGLRAFDTVGLGAELRALGAWQGDGGMRGPSGRWLARTSSAAAAERFGGPIVLVHRADLIGRLAARLPSGALRTGSAAQLLDEGDPDGRPAVVRTVDDREFTADLVVAADGIHSPARSALFPSHPGPAYSGFTSWRTVVATPAEPFAPHETWGAGRLWGTQPLADGRVYAYAAALAPPGGHGTGPDGERGELLERFGRWHQPVPAIIAAAAPAEVLRNDLHHLREPLPAFHRGRTVLLGDAAHAATPFLGQGGNQAVEDAVVLAYHLAGAETGAALASYTAARLARTTSVVASSARVARLLATRHRSTTLLRDLTIAAASRVSPTAALRSFDPIASWHPPTAPLTRPAAPSCRPRDHLPVVGWSRSSPRPLVRAARTVLAPGEPQYPRGARNHPPTGGP from the coding sequence ATGTCCACTGCGCACGCCGTCGTCATCGGCGGCGGCATCGGCGGGCTCACCGCCGCGCTCGCGCTGCACCTGCGCGGCTGGCGGACCACCGTCCTGGAGCGGGCCGACACGCTCGCGCCGGTCGGCGCCGGCATCGCGCTCGCGCCCAACGGGCTACGGGCCTTCGACACGGTCGGCCTCGGCGCGGAGCTGCGCGCGCTGGGCGCGTGGCAGGGCGACGGCGGGATGCGCGGCCCCTCCGGCCGCTGGCTCGCCCGGACCAGCAGCGCGGCTGCCGCCGAGCGGTTCGGCGGGCCGATCGTGCTGGTGCACCGCGCGGACCTGATCGGGCGCCTCGCCGCGCGACTGCCGTCCGGCGCCCTGCGGACCGGCAGCGCCGCCCAGCTCCTCGACGAGGGCGACCCCGACGGGCGGCCGGCGGTCGTACGCACCGTCGACGACCGCGAGTTCACCGCCGACCTCGTCGTGGCCGCCGACGGCATCCACTCCCCGGCGCGTTCCGCGCTCTTCCCCTCCCACCCCGGGCCCGCGTACAGCGGCTTCACCTCCTGGCGTACGGTCGTCGCCACCCCGGCCGAGCCCTTCGCGCCCCACGAGACCTGGGGCGCCGGCCGCCTCTGGGGCACCCAGCCGCTGGCGGACGGCCGCGTCTACGCGTACGCCGCCGCACTCGCCCCGCCCGGCGGCCACGGCACCGGTCCCGACGGGGAGCGGGGCGAACTGCTGGAGCGGTTCGGGCGGTGGCACCAGCCCGTCCCCGCGATCATCGCCGCCGCGGCGCCCGCGGAGGTCCTCCGCAACGACCTCCACCACCTGCGCGAGCCGCTCCCCGCCTTCCACCGCGGCCGTACGGTCCTGCTCGGCGACGCCGCCCACGCCGCCACCCCCTTCCTCGGGCAGGGCGGCAACCAAGCGGTCGAGGACGCCGTGGTCCTCGCGTATCACCTTGCCGGTGCGGAAACGGGTGCCGCGCTCGCGTCCTACACGGCCGCGCGGCTGGCCCGTACGACCTCCGTCGTCGCCTCCTCCGCCCGAGTGGCCCGGCTCCTCGCCACCCGGCACCGCTCCACCACCCTCCTCCGCGACCTCACCATCGCCGCGGCCTCCCGCGTCTCCCCCACCGCCGCACTCCGCAGCTTCGACCCCATCGCCTCCTGGCACCCCCCCACGGCGCCCCTGACCCGCCCGGCTGCCCCGTCCTGCCGGCCGAGGGACCACCTGCCGGTGGTGGGCTGGTCGCGCAGTTCCCCGCGCCCCTTGGTACGTGCGGCTCGCACCGTGCTTGCGCCGGGGGAGCCGCAGTACCCCAGGGGCGCGCGCAACCACCCACCGACAGGTGGTCCCTGA